In the Bicyclus anynana chromosome 6, ilBicAnyn1.1, whole genome shotgun sequence genome, one interval contains:
- the LOC112051038 gene encoding transmembrane protein 60 produces the protein MAILHRALFTWFIFLVFLILLCLRLESRTHWNWFIVFIPMWVYDSILLIYVLFHMVSHCRNGIERFRGTINKNVWYIAAIGLKMAAQIIICIKLEYTKFNLPIYVVMTPIWMLLPVLCVEVFMHLIKHSSRSSRY, from the coding sequence ATGGCTATACTACACAGAGCTCTCTTTACATGGTTTATTTTCTTGGTTTTTTTGATACTCTTATGCCTGAGATTGGAATCACGGACTCATTGGAATTGGTTTATTGTGTTTATTCCCATGTGGGTTTATGAtagtattttattgatatatgtACTGTTTCATATGGTGTCACACTGTCGGAATGGGATTGAAAGATTCAGAGGTACTATAAACAAAAACGTTTGGTACATAGCTGCTATTGGACTCAAAATGGCAGCACAAatcataatttgtataaaacttgAATATACTAAGTTTAATTTGCCAATATATGTGGTGATGACACCAATTTGGATGTTACTGCCAGTGCTATGTGTTGAAGTGTTTATGCATCTAATAAAACATTCCAGCAGAAGCAGTCGATACTAA